Proteins from one Planctomyces sp. SH-PL62 genomic window:
- a CDS encoding peptide MFS transporter gives MSQTVDPTALAPEPPKVEAHPPGLYALFTTEMWERFSYYGMRALLVLYLTKALGYSRGEALGVYAIYTGLVYLTPLIGGRLADLYLGQRKAVFVGGILMALGQFALSQPELLHLGLGLMIVGNGFFKPNISVMVGSLYPQGDSRRDGAYTIFYMGINLGAFLSPLIAGTLGERWGWGYGFASAGIGMILGLLTFMFTQRLLQGAGLPPGEPVVPGATLRPRDWVGIAAISAALAALVYGLIAAWPSLQPIWSPAWLAPKGEDDYLRPALNFFYKGGLLVGGLILFLWLTEPKAKAEMAELHEPFTIVDWQRIGVIVVISLFSILFWMGFEQSGGTLNLFADEKTDRQIFGYDVPASLFQAINPVFIITLAPLFAILWTALAERKFPLPSVAKQGLGLVLLSLGFGVMYFADQNSKEGLISPLWLVSVYLIFTIAELFISPIGLSLVNKLSHPRIASLMMAFWFLCTAAANFLAGAMENLIEPYHLNLWLFLGVMALIPGLLMLALTPVLVKMSHGRV, from the coding sequence ATGTCGCAGACCGTGGACCCCACCGCCCTCGCCCCGGAACCGCCGAAGGTCGAGGCCCATCCCCCCGGCCTCTACGCCCTGTTCACCACCGAGATGTGGGAGCGATTCAGCTACTACGGCATGCGGGCGCTGCTGGTGCTGTATCTGACCAAGGCCCTCGGCTACTCGCGGGGCGAGGCCCTCGGCGTCTATGCGATCTATACGGGGCTCGTCTACCTGACCCCCCTGATCGGCGGCCGGCTGGCGGACCTCTATCTCGGGCAACGCAAGGCGGTCTTCGTCGGGGGGATCCTGATGGCCCTCGGCCAGTTCGCGCTCAGCCAGCCCGAGCTGCTGCACCTGGGCCTGGGCCTCATGATCGTGGGGAACGGCTTCTTCAAGCCGAACATCTCGGTCATGGTCGGCTCGCTCTACCCCCAGGGGGACTCCCGTCGCGACGGCGCGTACACGATCTTCTACATGGGCATCAACCTGGGCGCGTTCCTCTCGCCCCTGATCGCCGGGACGCTCGGCGAGCGCTGGGGCTGGGGTTACGGCTTCGCCAGCGCGGGGATCGGAATGATCCTGGGGCTGCTCACGTTCATGTTCACGCAACGCCTGCTCCAGGGCGCCGGGCTGCCTCCGGGCGAGCCGGTCGTCCCCGGGGCGACGCTTCGGCCTCGCGACTGGGTCGGGATCGCGGCGATCTCCGCGGCCCTCGCCGCGCTGGTCTACGGGCTGATCGCGGCCTGGCCCTCGCTCCAGCCGATCTGGTCGCCCGCCTGGCTCGCCCCGAAGGGCGAGGACGACTACCTGCGTCCGGCCCTCAACTTCTTCTACAAGGGGGGGCTGCTCGTCGGCGGCCTGATCCTGTTCCTCTGGCTGACGGAGCCGAAGGCGAAGGCCGAGATGGCCGAGTTGCACGAGCCGTTCACGATCGTCGACTGGCAGCGGATCGGCGTGATCGTGGTCATCAGCCTGTTCTCGATCCTGTTCTGGATGGGGTTCGAGCAGTCGGGCGGGACGCTCAACCTGTTCGCCGACGAGAAGACCGATCGTCAGATCTTCGGCTATGACGTTCCCGCCTCGCTCTTCCAGGCGATCAACCCGGTCTTCATCATCACCCTGGCGCCGCTGTTCGCGATCCTCTGGACGGCCCTCGCCGAGCGCAAGTTCCCGCTCCCCTCGGTGGCCAAGCAGGGGCTCGGCCTGGTGCTCCTGAGCCTGGGCTTCGGCGTGATGTACTTCGCGGACCAGAACTCGAAGGAAGGGCTGATCTCGCCGCTCTGGCTGGTCTCGGTCTACCTGATCTTCACGATCGCCGAGCTGTTCATCTCGCCGATCGGGCTCTCGCTGGTGAACAAGCTGTCGCACCCCCGGATCGCGTCGCTGATGATGGCCTTCTGGTTCCTCTGCACGGCCGCCGCCAACTTCCTGGCCGGCGCGATGGAGAACCTGATCGAGCCCTATCACCTCAACCTCTGGCTGTTCCTCGGGGTGATGGCGCTGATCCCCGGGCTGCTGATGCTGGCCCTCACGCCGGTCCTGGTCAAGATGTCGCACGGTCGGGTGTGA
- a CDS encoding esterase/lipase family protein, with amino-acid sequence MRQAAPSAASRKLLPWAWFAVVLLGATGTADRRVEIAVDAEGAVSVSRIVAALAESTAQDVRPPAADLNLPVRGLAGALGRNLLRDSLGDAVGIEFTTDSVVLLVPEALGRDDSREAWRERLDQLASRTEEASNRRTRHSLRPRPSYRPNDPARPTICLVHGLNSSSAGFVHMIPLLEEAGYGVVTFDYPDNQKLDDSCEEFRADWQAFRKSVGERRSWAILAHSMGSLVARAYIEGPGRGAGDVDSFIMIAPVNQGAHVARLQPVLQMISRLSAVRSKRTTQALAELSEGPGRSAEDMLPGSDFLKRINAAAPNEAVPYHIIAGNLGLLTAEARKRFEDQLGLVARNAGPFAVLTQVAVGEVAPILDELTDGTGDGAVTVESTRLPGAPEPVVLAANHAELIRAPLLFADPGPVVTMPWILRWLKEDHGGEPVPRAVPTPEVD; translated from the coding sequence ATGAGACAGGCCGCCCCCTCCGCCGCGTCGAGGAAGCTCCTCCCCTGGGCCTGGTTCGCCGTGGTGCTTCTCGGAGCGACCGGGACGGCCGATCGTCGAGTCGAGATCGCCGTCGACGCCGAGGGGGCCGTCTCCGTCTCCCGGATCGTCGCGGCCCTGGCCGAGTCGACGGCCCAGGACGTCAGGCCCCCGGCCGCCGACCTGAATCTCCCCGTTCGCGGGCTTGCCGGGGCGCTCGGCCGCAACCTGCTCCGCGACAGCCTGGGTGACGCCGTGGGGATCGAGTTCACCACCGACTCCGTCGTCCTGCTCGTCCCCGAGGCCCTGGGTCGCGACGACTCGCGGGAAGCCTGGCGGGAGCGGCTGGATCAGCTTGCGAGCCGTACCGAGGAAGCGTCGAACCGGCGGACCCGGCACAGCCTCCGTCCCCGTCCGTCCTATCGCCCCAACGACCCCGCCCGGCCGACGATCTGCCTGGTCCACGGCCTGAACTCATCGTCCGCCGGGTTCGTGCACATGATCCCCCTGCTGGAAGAGGCCGGGTACGGGGTCGTCACGTTCGACTACCCGGACAACCAGAAGCTCGACGACTCCTGCGAGGAGTTCCGGGCCGACTGGCAGGCCTTCCGGAAGTCGGTCGGCGAGCGTCGGTCCTGGGCGATCCTCGCCCACTCGATGGGGTCGCTGGTGGCGCGCGCCTATATTGAAGGGCCGGGGCGTGGCGCGGGAGACGTGGACTCGTTCATCATGATCGCCCCGGTAAACCAGGGCGCGCACGTCGCCCGGCTCCAGCCGGTGCTCCAGATGATCTCGCGGCTGTCGGCCGTCCGGAGCAAGCGGACGACCCAGGCGCTCGCCGAGCTTTCCGAAGGCCCCGGCCGGTCGGCCGAGGACATGCTCCCCGGCAGCGACTTCCTGAAGCGGATCAACGCCGCCGCGCCGAACGAGGCCGTCCCCTACCACATCATCGCGGGGAATCTCGGCCTCCTGACGGCCGAGGCTCGGAAGCGATTCGAGGACCAGCTCGGCCTGGTGGCCCGCAACGCGGGACCGTTCGCCGTGCTGACGCAGGTCGCCGTCGGCGAGGTCGCGCCGATCCTCGACGAGCTGACCGACGGCACGGGCGACGGCGCGGTGACGGTGGAGTCGACCCGCCTGCCGGGCGCGCCCGAGCCGGTCGTCCTGGCGGCCAACCACGCCGAGTTGATCCGCGCCCCATTGCTGTTCGCCGATCCGGGCCCGGTCGTCACGATGCCCTGGATCCTGCGATGGCTGAAGGAAGACCACGGCGGCGAGCCCGTCCCCCGCGCCGTCCCGACGCCCGAGGTCGACTGA